CATGGTCGCTTCCATGCTCTCCGTGGGCAAGCTGGACTACAACGACGCACTCGACGGTATCTCGCTGACCAATACCATCACCCCGTCTGGCCTGGGTCGGACGAAGAACGAACAGGTGACCAATCTCGTCGGCGTGTTGGACGCCGTCTTCATCATGGACGACAACTGAGGAGGATCCCCATGTCACGCACCCCAACTTTCGATGAGCGTCTTGCCGATATGAAGGCATCGCGCAGCAACCACCACATGGACTCTGGGCTCTATCACGCCAACATTAACGTGTTGGACGAGACCACGCTGGTTGACGCGATGGAACACCCCGAGAACTACCCCAATCTCACGGTGCGCGTATCGGGTTACGCCGTGAACTTCGTCAAGCTCACCCGCGAGCAGCAGCGCGACGTCATTTCCCGCACTTTCCACCAAAACGCCTAACATGACGCGCGACGGTACAACGGGGATCGTCTCGATCGCCCCCGAGCAGGGCGAGCGCGTCCGCGGGGTCGCCGCGGGCTTAGGCGGCACCGAAGACTTCGCCAGGCCAGAGCTTCTCGACGCCCGTCGCGCCGGTGAAATCGGGTTAGTCCATTCCTGGGAACTGGTTACGGCGGTAGACGGCCCCGGGACGCGAATGACGGTGTTCATGTCCGGCTGCCCGCTGCGCTGCCAGTACTGCCACAACCCCGACACCATGGAGATGCGGGAAGGGACCGTCGAGCGGATCGACGACGTCGTAAAGCGAGTGCTGCGGTATAAGCGCGTTTTCGATGCGTCCGGCGGCGGGTTGACCGTGTCGGGCGGCGAGCCCCTGTTTCAAATTGAGTTCACCAGGCGCCTGCTTCGCGCCGTCCATGACGCCGGCGTCCACACCGCGGTGGACACGTCAGGGTTTCTCGGCTCACGGTTAACCGACTCCGACCTTGACGTTGTCGACCTCTTTCTCCTAGACGTGAAGTCAGGCAGCGAAGAGACCTACCAGTGCGTCACGTCGCGCACGCTGCAACCCACGATCGACTTTGGTGATCGGCTCCGCCGCGCGGGCAAGCGCGTTTGGGTGAGGTTCGTGCTTGTCCCAGGTTTGACGGACGCTCCGGACAACATTCGCGGGGTCGCCGATATCGTGGCCCGCTGGTCGGATAACGTTGAACGGGTTGAGGTGCTCCCCTTCCACAACATGGGGGCCGACAAGTGGCACCGGATTGGAATGCCCTACACATTGACGGCAACCGCTCCCCCTTCAGCGCAGGCAGTTGAGGACGCACGGAACGTTTTCCGCTCCCGCGGCCTGCAGGTGTTCTAAGCGTTCGCCTGCGGGGCATGGGGCGTACTATGTCGACAGTCTGAATCAAAGCGAAGGGAGGCCGTTCATGCCGCCACGTATCCCGCTGCCCCGT
The nucleotide sequence above comes from Corynebacterium capitovis DSM 44611. Encoded proteins:
- the grcA2 gene encoding autonomous glycyl radical cofactor GrcA2; this translates as MSRTPTFDERLADMKASRSNHHMDSGLYHANINVLDETTLVDAMEHPENYPNLTVRVSGYAVNFVKLTREQQRDVISRTFHQNA
- the pflA gene encoding pyruvate formate-lyase-activating protein; the protein is MTRDGTTGIVSIAPEQGERVRGVAAGLGGTEDFARPELLDARRAGEIGLVHSWELVTAVDGPGTRMTVFMSGCPLRCQYCHNPDTMEMREGTVERIDDVVKRVLRYKRVFDASGGGLTVSGGEPLFQIEFTRRLLRAVHDAGVHTAVDTSGFLGSRLTDSDLDVVDLFLLDVKSGSEETYQCVTSRTLQPTIDFGDRLRRAGKRVWVRFVLVPGLTDAPDNIRGVADIVARWSDNVERVEVLPFHNMGADKWHRIGMPYTLTATAPPSAQAVEDARNVFRSRGLQVF